In Akkermansia muciniphila ATCC BAA-835, the genomic stretch AGATTAGTCCATAAGAGGCCGTCTGTCACGACGATTCGCAGGCTCCCCGGCCTTCATGGAACGCTCCTCTCCGGGAAATGACACGGTAAAAGATGGTATCTTTTGCAAGGGAGGTAGCAAATTGGGGTTTTCCGGTTCAGGAATGGAAATGCAGCCGGCTCTCTCAAAATTTTACTTAGTTTACGTATGTCTTTTTCTGAAGAATTAAACGGTTTGATGGATTGCCCCACTCCCCTGGTACGCCGTTTCATGGCGTTGCTGGAACCGGTTGACGACGCCCGCCTGGAGGAGATGGCGCAGGAGAGCCGGCGTCTGACGCGGCTGCATTTCGGCCGGACCATCCGCCTGTTCGCCCCCATTTACCTGTCCAACGAATGCATCAATAATTGCAAGTACTGCGGTTTTTCCCGGGATAATCCCATTATCCGCACCACGCTTACGGTGGATGAAGTGGTGCAGGAGGCCCGCTACCTGCACGGCCTGGGGCTGCGCAGCATCCTGCTGGTGGCCGGGGAGCATCCCAAGTTCGTTTCCGACGGGTATATGCAGGAATGCCTGGACGCCCTGCATTCCTTTATTCCATCCCTGGGGCTGGAGATAGGACCGTTGCCGGACGACCGTTATGCGGAGATCGTCCGCCACGGGGCGGAACAATTGGCCGTGTATCAGGAAACCTATAACCGGGAAGTGTATGAAACCCTGCATACGGCAGGGATGAAGAAAAATTTCAACTGGAGGCTGGACTGCCCGGAACGCGCCTACCAGGGCGGTTTCCGCCGCATTCAGATAGGAGCCTTGTTCGGGCTTTCTCCGTGGCGGCGGGAGGCCATGG encodes the following:
- the thiH gene encoding 2-iminoacetate synthase ThiH gives rise to the protein MSFSEELNGLMDCPTPLVRRFMALLEPVDDARLEEMAQESRRLTRLHFGRTIRLFAPIYLSNECINNCKYCGFSRDNPIIRTTLTVDEVVQEARYLHGLGLRSILLVAGEHPKFVSDGYMQECLDALHSFIPSLGLEIGPLPDDRYAEIVRHGAEQLAVYQETYNREVYETLHTAGMKKNFNWRLDCPERAYQGGFRRIQIGALFGLSPWRREAMALAVHLDYLQKHCWKSALSVAFPRMRPYAGNYEYEPDPDLMLDDRHFVQLMAALRICFPKIGMSISTREPAPMRNALMHLGMTHMSAIARTEPGGYTGVGTAAAHLTVRGNRVDLPDGRKGNCKATEQFEISDQRTPEQVVGAIRNAGLEPVWKDWDAALDVV